The following DNA comes from Pseudophryne corroboree isolate aPseCor3 chromosome 8, aPseCor3.hap2, whole genome shotgun sequence.
ggccgtttcatcagaaggaaatgaattttatttcatttcaaaggtactcctttgaaggacctcatttggactgctatattctcctgacaccctgtgagccgcatgcatcgagtggaccgtagccgcaattaatacggatttttacaccagcggacggagaatctgctgctccagtatttttacactgttgcatatccagactggtacagcatccttcagcagaattaaactaccgtgttcatctggatggtacaccggtgacgagaccagctgtacgttcactgcacagagccccagcaaacccggctcagtacagcgcctttgacggagaggcttctacatcaggtgatataccacaaatagaatttgaccatcactatccatttgccacagaatactacagcacggttgtccgcaagtccagtactgggacactctctaccaatgagattctattgtgtataaggaggacagtgacttataacagaggcactttttagcagtctcctttttacaatcatttcagctcgtggacgcacggctgattttcatgaagcattaatgcagccctaactagggtttattaaaggttttttattcatatttgttcaggagatatggcagtctcgtttacatttatataatatcaattgttttttctgaggctagttcatgtactgcatttttatgtggatgacatattaatattttaaataaaacaatatattggattcattctgcgctcccactctttcttttttcacactcactttgatccattgttggggcagcccgcccacaactggtgagcagccgccTGAATCCAActacatatagtgtgtgtatttTAGAGCGCAaatcttttgtatatattttttgaatatataaatgcattgttaagcaaatgcaaattattaacaatacaaaacttgcaataatttttttgggatattattagaatataaattatatatatatgcatgaacaATCACTGTAATATGGAATATGTGTCTGTACATATATTTTCTCTATTTTTATCTTGAACATATTAGTATGTGAACCCCACCAACATgaacaaaccaaaacaaaacaaaataaatttagaacattttcaggaatgcacgacttgaagtatctcagaaagtatattcctattatcgatttgtcttttcaaacaggacacatggatgactctgtatccctctgtcttcagttccttcaccctggctcgcaagaccgtttgtgacatatctaaaaatgaagtaaaacaggtaagttcttgaaagttaatttccatacttttgtccaccttatctttaactgtagtcttcattttaaaagaaatgcaaggtttaaaggtaacaaccctaattataataaaatattacaatatatatttctcattGTGACTCTAGATCAGTAGTGCACCGAAGATTTTTCCATCATTTGTATTAGCAATGGTTAAGTTAAAGATATACAAGCACTATAGTAATGGGTTCCATCATAAATTATGTTTCACGGCACAGACAAAATTATCATGTCCAAACAACCCCAAAATATTGCAAAAATCACCATTCAATGGAAGCACTACTGACTAATAAAATACATTCTGAAAGAATGCATTTCTTGGACAAAGCAATGCCGTATGTCTGAGTTTAATTTATTAGTCTGCGGTGCCGATgtttgatgtatgtatatatatatatatatatatatatatatatatatagtgtcagtttgtactgtgctccaaacaataaatacaatatgctgcagtgacctcctcgtcagcttggcataagatgactatgtagatgaaaggtaatcggctgcactcacactgccgtattcaatgatgcaaaaagtgtccctttattgcctacatgttttgttaaaaatccccttcttcagggacagatttctgtccaaataacttgaaaatatctacatatatttaaaagtttattatatcctgtttaacactcttcttccttatgtctttactctttttttatttgttttccttttatatttcaggcaactttgtctacatgtgtgtttccagagctctggtcctctacataaaacaaagatatttgtatgctacatgccagcattttgcttatactccactcttgtgatgtctaaacttgtagcctataacactctgctaagactgtatccaaagtaaatcaaatgatgttttttttttgaaaaatttacaAACCATACACAAAATTACAATAGAAAATCAATGTAGGATTAACTTAGTTTCCTATTGAGTTTGGTGATTCAAACTCACAATTTGAATAAGAAGCCTATGGCTAaaactaattaaaaataataaatgttagtgttatatgtaggattttttaagtgcaggatgatgatcgttgagtagggcacatttgttatcttgaggaaacacattttttatgttacgtttttcaaaaaaagcatagcacatatgtctcaccatatttagttatctgataatgcaatctatatacatttattaattacctttaatatttaagcttcatcctcatcgttagcttcctgtctcttccaatgttgaatttgaatatttgcacgctctaatctgactcgaagatccatattctcatcatagcttgagctaggtcgataagccaattgcaatcttgaatgcacttctgatgctacagctatgcttctcaaatttgtgttttcagggctgtattcagagggtacaggtgcagcggtggatttatactttcctgttgcagcggtggattctgagggtcctgagtcagcggtggattctgaggcaatttgtccagtagtggattctgagtgtcctggttttggcttcaataaatagggccctggtgcagtggtggatacattgaGGCCTCTATAAGCAGTGGATACATAGTCTCCATGTAAGTTGTTGTATACATAGGGTCCTGataaagtggaggatacatagggtcctgtaaaagtagtggatacatagggtcttgatgcagggatggatacatagggttctgctaaaattgaggatacatagtgtcctgttacagtcgtggatacagagggttctgttgcagtggtggatacatagggtcctgctgaagtggaggatacatagggtcctgtaaaagtagtggatacatagggtcttgatgcagggatggatacatagggttctgctaaaattgaggatacatagtgtcctgttatagtcgtggatacagagggttctgttgcagtggtggatacatagggtcctgctgaagtggaggatacatagggtcctgtaaaagtagtggatacatagggtcttgatgcagggatggatacatagggttctgctaaagttgaggatacatagtgtcctgttacagtcgtgcatacatagggttctgttgcagtggtggatacatagggtcttggtgcagggatggatgcatagggtcctgcaaaagtggaggatacacagggtcctgtttcacgtatggatacatagggtcctgataatgtcgaggatacatagggtcctgttaaagtagtggatacatagggtcttggtgcagggatggatacatagggttctgataatgtcgaggatacatagggtcctgttaaagtagtggatagatagggtcctgctgcagtggtggatacatagggtcctggtaaagtgtaggatgcatatggtcctgttaaagtggtggaaacattggtacttgctgcagcagtggatacagagtatactggtaaagtggtggatacataggttactgttgcagtggtggatacatagggtcctggtaaagtggtggatacatctgttcctgctgcaggggtggatacagattctcctggtaaagtggtgtatagataggttccaggtgcagcgctcgttgcatactctctgtgtgtagagcttgttacatagtctccacgtgtacagctggatacaaaggttcctgctgtagcattggatatacaagaaggattatctgatctggacattctttgtctttcttctgtcaacagttgcatgaaagtggaaatcatgcgtgtgatggtaatagtctcatactgccatgctagcatttgatttatactgtgctgcatctgttggtagttgattgctgccacattctgtgatgaaacaagatgatcgtaaaaatttgcaagagtgacaagtgcttgattctgttgtctttgtgttgtgttgagaatctgtatattattattcagctgatttatttgatgttcaatttttttcatttcttcatttctattcctctcaattagctgcatggtttcctttaaagaatcctgttggctaatggtttgtgatctgctaacgtcacattctgtgtgtataaaaagttctaggtacagttaatacatcaatttacagacaatttattaagtatagttagaagaaccaaaaaatcaagttataaaaaaaccagtatctattaatgatagtggatctcattaaaatctatgttttatacattaaaaaaatttaccttgatttgtagagtccaggaattggtcttgaagaccatggtcaattacactagaatgtgcagtctctgcattcaATTCCACCTGGTTGGTATCTTCTGTATCAATATTACTTTTCTGGCTGTGCAATACAGGCTCCTCATTAATGTTATCCTGTGTCTGTGTGGCAGTCACCATGTTGCTTTCTATGGCTTAAAACATAATAGATAAATACCATTAATCTTAAACATAGTTTTTAACCATATTGAATATCAATGATAGTACATTTTAATTATATTGATCAAAATAAATACCTTTATCTAACATTAAAGGGTTTAGCATGGTTGAATTTTCTTCCTCCATGAAAGGATCATCCATTGTTGATTGTTCTTGCCTCATGGATGTTTCATTTACCGTGGAAGTCTCTACCGTAGTGGAACTTTGAACCACAGAAGAATATTCTTGCATCATTGATGTTTGGTCCGCCGTGGAATGATCATCCACTCTTGCCGAATGTTTCAGCATTGATGGTTCGGCCACAAAGGAAGTATCATCCACTGTCGAAGTATGTTGCAGCATTGATGGTTGGTCCAACATGGTAGCATGGTCCGCTGTTGCATCATGATGCAGCATTGATGGTTCGTCCACCATGGAAGGATTGTCCaatgttaaaatatgtggcatcactgatggttcatccgcagttggaggaaaattgtctgtcataactgtttttgtttcagaaaaagaaactttccttgaaattgttgtaaaggaacctgaaataaataataggtatatttaacattgcatacatataaatacataatatttgatagacattacaatatttctagcattataaaactgtgtaaagcatacctcaaaaatgtatttacttatatttttttactaatattttttaatacatataatattttattatatttattattattattttattacaacaGAAAAAAAGCCTTTTTGGCTCAATAATATAGCTTCTAATCCAATTTTTGATTTATTTCTACAACATAGGGTAAAACATTATAGCTAGCACAATATTATTTTACAGTAGGAGGGCAtgtttataaaattagaataagatgctagatagcatgtgtgtatgtttttaggttcaacgctaactcaggaaagtaggtagcaatttacaacacactgtggaaatatttgactaaaaatctgtaaaaaaaaaaggtgagtCTAATACAAAGCTCTAACACTTATCTGTGTGGCCGGTAAGGGGGTGACAGTTAAAAATCATTACTGGTCGGCCTTGCGTGGATGAATAGTGACAAGACATAAGTGTATGGAGAAGGGTTGTCGGTACTTAGTTATATAGTAAAAAATTTCAACATGGGTTTTTAATTCTGTTTTTGTTCTCACATTCCtcgttaagtgatgtgttgtgtaaggtgcctagctcagctaccgctgtattatttgcaggttcccattcccaattgttgtccaagttgatccttaaataggaagaaaaataactaattaaattaagaaggttggactcaggtctacttatttctcatgtcaatctaatgaccatgtctacataataaatgttgacttttagtagcccaatcaatgtttatctacctaatgacctcctacatgaaaaaattaagttcggatatcttacatatataacatagtGAGGGTTGCCTGTAGTCCACACATTTACAGCATTTAGAAGAGTAGCATCAGCAGCAGGATTGGGCTGACAAAGAATGGCATAATTCTCCTTTGCGCCTGCAATTTTACCCATTGGCGGCAGCAGCGTTCGTAGAATGTCCTTTATAAGTGTAATTATTGATAATCAATTACAAAGTAATCAGTTAACTTTTGGTATATCTCGTTGATAAAACGAGAGACATAAGTAagagattttaatttaattaatttattttgattatactagcatttacTTAGCAATTAACTATTTTTTTCAgctaataattatatatgtatttaaaaaaaaaaattacattgatttttaattatgaccaaagtatttattttggctcaatagaacaaagaaattaacagtatatgttttcatatgcactatattttgaaatatcttacataaactatttattatctaactcacgatataacatcatacaatattgcaaacattatttactgtttagttgtaacgtttttacttttgttttaaattttttaccagactgttgctcttccaaattcttctgctttttcttatgtgttttcttttgatttttttcttgagcaaccttaagttctttagcaaatataaaaaataaaataaaaatattacagttactaaacattttaatatcacacacacacacacacacacacacacacacacacacacacacacacacacacacacattgagtaaaccttatcctaaatgatgggttcaggtactaatttggatatacaatttgaaagtatttgtactaactgcatatcataatgagatcgcatggcgatggtgtccaaattgaagcacagagtgcatttatgtttaatatacacattatacacaaacccgtaaggtcattttatacaattttttaacatactttgtgcattaaacaaagtgtgtgtatatttacacaattaatttgtttcatatacacattatacaaacagcctgaaggtcaatttatgtaattttctttataatgttgtgtattaaaataattattttcacatttgccatcataaaacaaatttttcactatcttactctcccattaaaatatatgtgtaaacattttttattttattgattgaTATTGGGCTATGGCATACTCcacctatgtttgtgtgtatatagatatagacacacacacatctggtggattgatatttttcatggacaatacgctatatatatctatctatctatctatctatctatctatctatctagatatagttatatacatatttatagtttgtaaaatagttaccctgggaaccagtgggtggcctctcgtcatcttgtaccattctaaagtgctcttctagttttttctcccaaaccttttggagttttcttctacactttattttatgatttgtcttcctcttacagtcacgtagtctctttttgcagctttcaggagttcgatgtatatctcgagctgtagacacagattttgctatttcttcccaagtattatttttaaatttctggtgtacattaaaagcttcgggaccaaatagctgacatgtatgatgaataaCTTGGTCAATGAGGGTGTCTGTTTCATCATCTGTGAACTTTGGGGCCCTGTGGATGCTTCCTTCATCAGGAGATTCATATTCATCATGAGAAGCATCACTGTGACTCTTCTGACTGTGAGATGTTTCAGCTTCATCTTGAGTAAGTGAGGTTCGTTTTCTGCTACCACCCTCTGCCATTTTTTAAAACTAAGACAATCTAAATAAAGACAAAGATTTACTAAATAAttctatatatatgttctataatttttttctattaatcatttattaattaagaattatgttttcaatttatctggagccatgcactgatacttagatgccaaataattcactagccttgaaacatccatcgatggtagtaaaccatctgtttctccccatcaatgttaaaattattcaaacctgatatagaccttgaaaaagggacagcatagtccAGAAACGCGTTGGTTTGCCATGCTGTGCCTTATTCCATAATCAAGACGGACAATCTCTGCATGCTTTGGGTAACATTTGTGATTCTAAACTCTGGAGCCTActgctttctcaacacctgcggctcacaccaaatataagggtacgatcactttcctgccttcattgtgaatcacaacgtgtttgagatttttttttttcatattttttttcttttatgaaatattttacattatacattatacatatcagcggattggttgccatggacaacttctccactggctcactttaacacacttttcaatgcttcatgaatagatcactatgggagagacgtcatgagatctctgccatagcagcgacgtacagacactagaggtcagtaatgacctctagtatctgtcactggagacggctacagcggacgcccacacagtccacggcgtctgctgcagacggggagcgggcaggcggcggtgactgcggacacaggacgcagcgcactgggcgtatgcactgcttgaatgcacaaataaccgctcatggcaataccaaatcaatatcagcagcataactatttctcaagtaacagtgttttaagtgggatggccatgggtgtgttcagctgcgatgtgaaaagtgtgagtggacaaatatggtcactaaagggtctattcatacagaaaacgaaaacataattgatacttatcactacacatcgcattgctttgatgcgatgtatagctgtgataagtagcaattaatgtatacttacccttaagacgatgcgctgcggtgtctagggctattgcggtgaggtctgctccagcggtccttcccagcgatgcgcggggtacagcggagggtcactttgcgcatgcgcagggtgtttacctcccgtcagcccgcagtagttgctgtgaggtcggggggcagagccagcgcgaggtgcagagcagtgatcggggaagcattgagcttccctgatgtctccgcactacagttcaggttacggcgtcctgagatggcgaacctggactccatggagaagcggaaagcagagctttccacaccttcatgaatcgcactcaccattcaaaggtatggtgatgcgattcaggcacagagcgggggtaacgctggagaagtcagagacttctacacgttaacccgctctgtgaattgcagtaggcagagaaaagccctgtttaccgccaaAAAAAGGTcttttcaatgctacatgaatagacccctaactgtgctatgggagaccataTATGGTTTCAGTCATAGATGGCCATCCTAGCTTCCATGAAAGACCCGCTGACCAATCAAAGATCAGGGGTGGTGAGTCACGGGTGCTGTGGTCTAAACTACGatcgttataaaaaaaaaatatatatatatatatatatatatatatatatttttagaacatacataaatattggtttaggctgagatagtgatgtacagaaaacataggttctccaccatcgctgggaaaagtattctacatcggtcataaaccttgaattaatttgattcatagatgaacgatagtcatccctagtgtatttatctatgtgggatagcacaaatgtatgttgtgacaataatccttcctcacatccaagacacagttgccacaccctgcagggctctgcaatgtgataagggttgggtgacatagctgtgtatctgtgcagtgatgctagatgtctttagcatgatgaacaggcagccaagcatggagtttaatcggcgccattttgtaattgggaacgtactgtcagtcactctgactgcaaaacggcaataaaacacagctatgttatcacaaaaccagataagtttacaaaGCCAGATAAAACTGTTCCAGTAACTGTAGTACGATTGGTTGTAATGGATGCAGGGCCGAGGTGTGGTATGGTTAGCAGAGGGTATCTTTAAGATGGATGTAACACATTAATGTCGATTGCTGCATTTGACTGTCAGAAGGAGTTAATCTAAAAAAACCAAGCAGCTAGTGATAGTGAACTCGGTATTATGTAGATCTTGAGGAGGAAACATTTATAaagagtgtgtgtgttttgtatttgtCTGAAACGACCTATATTTTCTTCTAACTGTGAAGAATAGAATTAGATGAAAGTTTGAAATTTACCTTAACAGGAAATACAATTATCTTATTGTAAAAAATCAATAGAATACAGCATACCCGGTTTAGTGGTCTCTGGCGCAGTGGGTAAATACAGATTACTTACGCTGACACTCATGAGCGCTGTTCTCAAAATGGCGCCTAAGCAAGGGTCGATCTTGGCTTTTATAATCAATGTGAAACAAACCATCCTACTGCCTAATATTCTAAGTTTCTCATTGGTTCAGCTGTGTGGTAAGATAATGCATCATCTGACATATATCATATCCAACCAATTGGATATCGGAAGCTGAATAATGGGTTTGGTTTGAGGGGGTAGGGCGTTGGACTTTTTAATTATTGGCATgagttatttttttttggggggggaaatatAATCCTTTTGAAAAGTTTAAGGACTAGTGTTAGCTTAACATAAAGCATCCAGCAAGGTCTCATGAATGCCAGGGTGACAAGGGCTGTCATGAATGGCTgtcaagagacacacacacacacacacatacacacacacacacacacacacacacacacacacacagacagacacacacactcactcccacacactcactcccacacactcactacttgtccaacccatgctgccaggcagggatagcttgaagaccttggggctgtcagggatgtgagagggcagcctgggacatgtagtgccatgccttgtgggggaggactaggagcgtcccgtttagcggctagccatgggcgtctcatcagtgaaggcttgcagctgtgccttgatgagggcgccctgtcatcgcggggtgcaggacacacacacacacacacacacacacacacacacacacactcactcccacacactcactcccacacactcactacttgtccaacccatgctgccaggcagggatagcttgaagaccttggggctgtcagggatgtgagagggcagcctgggacatgtagtgccatgccttgtgggggaggactaggagcgtcccgtttagcggctagccatgggcgtctca
Coding sequences within:
- the LOC134948730 gene encoding serine-rich adhesin for platelets-like isoform X1 produces the protein MAEGGSRKRTSLTQDEAETSHSQKSHSDASHDEYESPDEGSIHRAPKFTDDETDTLIDQVIHHTCQLFGPEAFNVHQKFKNNTWEEIAKSVSTARDIHRTPESCKKRLRDCKRKTNHKIKCRRKLQKVWEKKLEEHFRMVQDDERPPTGSQELKVAQEKNQKKTHKKKQKNLEEQQSGSFTTISRKVSFSETKTVMTDNFPPTADEPSVMPHILTLDNPSMVDEPSMLHHDATADHATMLDQPSMLQHTSTVDDTSFVAEPSMLKHSARVDDHSTADQTSMMQEYSSVVQSSTTVETSTVNETSMRQEQSTMDDPFMEEENSTMLNPLMLDKAIESNMVTATQTQDNINEEPVLHSQKSNIDTEDTNQVELNAETAHSSVIDHGLQDQFLDSTNQELFIHTECDVSRSQTISQQDSLKETMQLIERNRNEEMKKIEHQINQLNNNIQILNTTQRQQNQALVTLANFYDHLVSSQNVAAINYQQMQHSINQMLAWQYETITITRMISTFMQLLTEERQRMSRSDNPSCISNATAGTFVSSCTRGDYVTSSTHREYATSAAPGTYLYTTLPGESVSTPAAGTDVSTTLPGPYVSTTATVTYVSTTLPVYSVSTAAASTNVSTTLTGPYASYTLPGPYVSTTAAGPYLSTTLTGPYVSSTLSEPYVSIPAPRPYVSTTLTGPYVSSTLSGPYVSIRETGPCVSSTFAGPYASIPAPRPYVSTTATEPYVCTTVTGHYVSSTLAEPYVSIPASRPYVSTTFTGPYVSSTSAGPYVSTTATEPSVSTTITGHYVSSILAEPYVSIPASRPYVSTTFTGPYVSSTSAGPYVSTTATEPSVSTTVTGHYVSSILAEPYVSIPASRPYVSTTFTGPYVSSTLSGPYVYNNLHGDYVSTAYRGLNVSTTAPGPYLLKPKPGHSESTTGQIASESTADSGPSESTAATGKYKSTAAPVPSEYSPENTNLRSIAVASEVHSRLQLAYRPSSSYDENMDLRVRLERANIQIQHWKRQEANDEDEA
- the LOC134948730 gene encoding serine-rich adhesin for platelets-like isoform X2, translated to MAEGGSRKRTSLTQDEAETSHSQKSHSDASHDEYESPDEGSIHRAPKFTDDETDTLIDQVIHHTCQLFGPEAFNVHQKFKNNTWEEIAKSVSTARDIHRTPESCKKRLRDCKRKTNHKIKCRRKLQKVWEKKLEEHFRMVQDDERPPTGSQELKVAQEKNQKKTHKKKQKNLEEQQSGSFTTISRKVSFSETKTVMTDNFPPTADEPSVMPHILTLDNPSMVDEPSMLHHDATADHATMLDQPSMLQHTSTVDDTSFVAEPSMLKHSARVDDHSTADQTSMMQEYSSVVQSSTTVETSTVNETSMRQEQSTMDDPFMEEENSTMLNPLMLDKAIESNMVTATQTQDNINEEPVLHSQKSNIDTEDTNQVELNAETAHSSVIDHGLQDQFLDSTNQECDVSRSQTISQQDSLKETMQLIERNRNEEMKKIEHQINQLNNNIQILNTTQRQQNQALVTLANFYDHLVSSQNVAAINYQQMQHSINQMLAWQYETITITRMISTFMQLLTEERQRMSRSDNPSCISNATAGTFVSSCTRGDYVTSSTHREYATSAAPGTYLYTTLPGESVSTPAAGTDVSTTLPGPYVSTTATVTYVSTTLPVYSVSTAAASTNVSTTLTGPYASYTLPGPYVSTTAAGPYLSTTLTGPYVSSTLSEPYVSIPAPRPYVSTTLTGPYVSSTLSGPYVSIRETGPCVSSTFAGPYASIPAPRPYVSTTATEPYVCTTVTGHYVSSTLAEPYVSIPASRPYVSTTFTGPYVSSTSAGPYVSTTATEPSVSTTITGHYVSSILAEPYVSIPASRPYVSTTFTGPYVSSTSAGPYVSTTATEPSVSTTVTGHYVSSILAEPYVSIPASRPYVSTTFTGPYVSSTLSGPYVYNNLHGDYVSTAYRGLNVSTTAPGPYLLKPKPGHSESTTGQIASESTADSGPSESTAATGKYKSTAAPVPSEYSPENTNLRSIAVASEVHSRLQLAYRPSSSYDENMDLRVRLERANIQIQHWKRQEANDEDEA